AACTTCAAGGGCCGCTACCTGCATTACGGCATCCGCGAGCACGGCATGGCGGCCGCCATGAACGGCATCGCGCTTCATGGCGGCTTCATCCCCTATGGCGGTACCTTCCTTGTGTTTTCCGACTATGCGCGCGGCGCGATCCGTCTCTCGGCACTGATGGGGCTGCCCGTCATCTATGTGCTGACCCATGATTCCATCGGGCTCGGCGAGGACGGGCCGACCCACCAGCCGGTCGAACATCTGGCGATGCTGCGGGCCACTCCCAACCTCAATGTCTTCCGGCCCGCCGACATCATCGAAACTGCCGAATGCTGGGAGATTGCGCTTGGCGAGAAGAAGACGCCGAGCGTCCTTGCCCTCTCGCGACAGGCTCTGCCCATGCTGCGCCAGACGGATGGGGATGAAAACTTGTCGGCGCGCGGGGCTTATGTGCTGAAGGAAGCGCGCGGCCCCCGCGACGTCACGCTCCTTGCCACCGGGTCCGAGGTCGAGATCGCCGTCGTTGCGGCGGAACGCCTGCAGGCCGAGGAAGGTATCGAAGCGGCGGTGGTCTCCATGCCTTGCTGGGAGAAGTTCGAGGCACAGGGCGCAGCCTATCAGAGGCAGGTCCTCGGCGATGCCCCGCGCATTGCCGTCGAAGCGGCCGGCCGCCTCGGCTGGGACCGCTGGATGGGCCCTGATGGGGCCTTCGTCGGTATGCTCGGCTTCGGTGCCTCGGCGCCGGCCGGAGACCTCTACCGCCATTTCGGCATCACCGCCGACCACATCGTCGCCGAAGCCTTGAACCTTGTCGGCCGGGATTTCGCGGGGTCGCCGCTCATGGCTGCCGTGACAGGCCCGCAGGCGGGCAAAGACCTCGCCAGATCATCGAAGGAGGCTTGACCATGGCTCGTATCACGCTCCGCCAGTTGCTCGATCACGCCGCCGAACGCGCCTATGGCGTACCGGCTTTCAACATCAACAACATGGAACAGGGACTGGCGATCATGGAAGCGGCGCGCGCCTGCGATGCTCCCGTCATCCTCCAGGTCTCGCGCGGCGCCCGCTCCTACGCCAACGACATCATGCTCGCCAAGATGATGGAAGCACTCGAACAGATGTATCCCGACATCCCGCTCTGCATCCACCAGGACCATGGCAACAATGTCGCGACCTGCCTGACCGCAATCCAGCATGGCTTCACCTCGGTGATGATGGACGGGTCGCTGCGGGAGGACGCGAAGACCCCCGCCGACTACGCCTATAACGTCGCGATCACTGCGGAAGTCAGCCGCCTCGCCCATATGGTCGGCGCTTCGGTCGAGGGCGAACTCGGCTGCCTCGGCTCGCTCGAAACCGGCCATGGCGAAGCCGAGGACGGCCACGGTTTCGAAGGCGCGCTCGATCGTTCGCAGCTCTTGACCGATTCGGACGAGGCCGCCCGTTTTGTCGCCGAGACCGGGGTCGATGCGCTGGCAGTCGCCATCGGCACCTCGCACGGCGCCTACAAATTCAGCCGCAAGCCGACCGGAGAAGTGCTCGCCATGGACGTGATCGAGAAGATCCATCACCGGCTGCCGGACACCCATATCGTCATGCACGGCTCCTCCTCGGTGCCGCAGGAGTGGCAGGATGTCTTCAATGCCCATGGCGGCGAAATGCGCGAGACCTACGGCGTGCCGGTCGAGGAGATCGTGCGGGGTATCCGTTTCGGCGTGAGGAAGGTGAATATCGATACCGATCTGCGCCTGGCGGCCGCCGCTGCCTTTCGCCGCGTCGCCGACACGAGCCGCACAGA
The genomic region above belongs to Sinorhizobium mexicanum and contains:
- the fba gene encoding class II fructose-bisphosphate aldolase (catalyzes the reversible aldol condensation of dihydroxyacetonephosphate and glyceraldehyde 3-phosphate in the Calvin cycle, glycolysis, and/or gluconeogenesis), whose amino-acid sequence is MARITLRQLLDHAAERAYGVPAFNINNMEQGLAIMEAARACDAPVILQVSRGARSYANDIMLAKMMEALEQMYPDIPLCIHQDHGNNVATCLTAIQHGFTSVMMDGSLREDAKTPADYAYNVAITAEVSRLAHMVGASVEGELGCLGSLETGHGEAEDGHGFEGALDRSQLLTDSDEAARFVAETGVDALAVAIGTSHGAYKFSRKPTGEVLAMDVIEKIHHRLPDTHIVMHGSSSVPQEWQDVFNAHGGEMRETYGVPVEEIVRGIRFGVRKVNIDTDLRLAAAAAFRRVADTSRTEFDPRKFLKPAMDAMSAVCKARFEAFGTAGNASRIKVVPMSDMARRYASGSLKPQTARSQAA